The Acetomicrobium sp. S15 = DSM 107314 genomic interval TGATTTAGATGAAGACTTTGTATATCAAGTTGTGAAACTTATCTACGAGAACGTAGATTATCTTGCCAAGATTCATAAAGTAGCGGAAAACATTAAACCTGAAAATGCTTTGAGCGGCCAGACCGTAGAGCTTCACCCTGGTGCTGCCAAATACTTTAAAGAGATCGGCGTGCTTAAGTAGATGACATATTGATACTACTGCAGTAGAGGCGCTGGGCTTCGATCGCTATCGGGGCCCAGCGCATACAGGCCTTTTTTGAGCTGTCGATATCGATCGAGAGGTGACTTTGGTTGGACCAGACAGAGGAGACCCAGAAGCAGTCAGAGGATAAGTCTCATACGATAGATCTTGATGAATTGATACGCAAGTATGACGTAGAGTCGCGCTTCAGGAAAGTAACCGGGGGCTCTGAAGTTATAGTCAAAGTGATAGCTGTAAGCATGTCGCTTTTGACGCTCTACATCTTGGGCTTGACCACTCTTCCGTCCATGAAGCAAAAGGCTGTTCACTTAGGTTTTGCGCTATGTCTAACCTTTTTGCTTTACCCTGCCTCTAAAAAGGGGCATGCATCAAATCCTGGCATCTTAGACTATGTATTGGCTATACTCGGTATGGGCGTAAACATTTATTTATTGCTACAATATGATGCTATATCTATACGCGGCGGCATACCGACCCAAATGGACTTGATCATGGGGGCTTGCTGTATATTGTTGGTGTTAGAAGCTGCGCGAAGGGCTGTAGGCATTGAATTGACGGTATTGGCCATTGTCTTTTTGGTTTACGCTTATATGGGGCCCTATTTACCTGCAAGCATTATACATAGAGGTTATTCCATTCAACGACTGATAGAGCATATGTTTATCAGCGCAGAAGGAGTATATGGTATACCCCTTGGAGTTTCGTCAACTTATATAATTCTCTTCATCCTCTTCGGTTCTTTCCTGGCTGAAACCGGTATGAGCAGATTCTTTACAGATTTAGCGATGGCTTTGGCTGGCGGTAGTCCTGGTGGCCCCGCGAAGGTCTCTATATTGGCCAGCGGACTTTTGGGTATGATAAACGGCAGCGCTGCTGCCAACGTAGTTACCACAGGCACATTCACCATCCCTCTCATGAAAAGCGTCGGATATCAATCGTACTTTGCGGGAGCAGTGGAGGCGGCGGCTTCCACTGGCGGTCAGATTCTCCCCCCGGTTATGGGGGCTGTAGCTTTCATCATGGCAGAATTTTTAGGCATTCCCTATATAAAGGTAGCAACGGTGGCTCTTGTGCCTGGCGTTCTTTATTTCTTCTCCGTATGGATGATGGTCCACTTAGAAGCACATAAACAGGGACTTAAGGGCATTCCCAGAGAGGAATTACCTAAAATATGGTTAGTGCTTAAAGATGGAGGGCACCTTTTAATTCCTATAGCTTTACTCATATATCTTCTTGTGGCCCAATATACGCCGATCTATGCTGCGTTCCAAGGTATTATCGCTGCAATAGTTATATCTATGATCCGCAAATCTAC includes:
- a CDS encoding TRAP transporter permease; this encodes MDQTEETQKQSEDKSHTIDLDELIRKYDVESRFRKVTGGSEVIVKVIAVSMSLLTLYILGLTTLPSMKQKAVHLGFALCLTFLLYPASKKGHASNPGILDYVLAILGMGVNIYLLLQYDAISIRGGIPTQMDLIMGACCILLVLEAARRAVGIELTVLAIVFLVYAYMGPYLPASIIHRGYSIQRLIEHMFISAEGVYGIPLGVSSTYIILFILFGSFLAETGMSRFFTDLAMALAGGSPGGPAKVSILASGLLGMINGSAAANVVTTGTFTIPLMKSVGYQSYFAGAVEAAASTGGQILPPVMGAVAFIMAEFLGIPYIKVATVALVPGVLYFFSVWMMVHLEAHKQGLKGIPREELPKIWLVLKDGGHLLIPIALLIYLLVAQYTPIYAAFQGIIAAIVISMIRKSTRLNLSKTIKALENGARNVLTVAIACATVGLVVGVFSLTGLGLRLADVIVMLSHDNLILTLVLSMAACIILGMGMPTTAAYIVTATVAVPALDAFGVSPVAGHLFALYFAALSAVTPPVALAAYAGAGLAGANPSKVGWTAVRLALAGFIIPYMFVFSPSLMLMHPSVTWTILAIVTASIGIVSLACSLEGFVFGRVGMIGRAFLFAAALFLIKPGLYTDLVGIIILSGIALPQWLNYRSRAKSR